GACAATCACCATTTCCTCTGTTGACCAAGACAAATCAAGAGGATATTGATATTCTCGCATATAATTCACCTCTAGGTTAGTTTAGCATAGGAGACAAGCCAAAGAAAGAAGCTGCACCAGACATGGCACAGCTCCAATTTAGGTATTTTAGCTTTTTAAATATGGATTGGCATACCCAAAGCAAGTTCAGACGCATCCATAACAATTTCGCCAAGTGATGGATGTGGATGAATCGTCAAAGCAATATCTTCTGCATTCATGCCAGATTCAATCGCCAAGGCAAGTTCAGAAACCATATCACTAGCACCAACACCTGCAAGTTGTGCGCCGATTAAAACATTGTCTTCAACTGTTGTCACTAATCGAATGAAGCCTTCTGTTTTACCTAATGATAACGCCCGACCATTACCAGAGAACGGGAATTTAAAAGCTTTTGCTTCTAGACCAGCTTCTTTTGCTTCAGCAATTGTCATCCCCACTGAAGCAAGTTCAGGATCAGTAAATGCAACAGCCGGCATCGCTTTGTAATCAACAGCAACTTTTTTGCCACTAATTGCTTCAGCAGCAATTTTTGCTTCATAGCTCGCTTTATGAGCTAAAGCTGCTCCTGGAACAATATCACCAATTGCAAAAATATTTGAAACATTTGTACGTCCTTGTTTATCAACGGTGATTAAACCACGTTCGCCAATTTCAACACCTGTTTGTTCCAAACCTAATTCATCAGTATTTGGACGACGACCAACTGTTACCATCACATAATCTGCCGTGATGCTTTCTTCTTTACCATCCACAGCATATTTGATTGTAACACTATCACCATTATCAACAGCTTCTTTAGCCATAGCATTGGTTATCACCGTCATGCCTTTTTTCTTAAATTCATCTTCAACGATCTTAACCATATCTTTTTCATAAGTCGGTAAGATTTGTGGTGAACCTTCTAGAATAGTTACATTAGCGCCAAGGTTAGCATAAGCTCCACCTAATTCAGCACCAATCACCCCACCACCGATGATGACAAAGTTTTTAGGTACTTCTTTTAATGCTAAACCACCAGTAGAATCTAGGACGCGTCCACCAAATTTGAAACCAGGAATTTCAATTGGACGAGAACCAGTCGCAACAATTGCATTATTGAAGGAATAAGTTTGGGCAGAATCTGGATGAATCACACGTAAAGTATGATCATCAACAAAATAGGCTTCACCTTCTAAAACTTCAACTTTGTGTTTTTTTAGTAAAAAACCAACGCCACTAGTTAGTTTATTAACAACGCCATTTTGTTTCCATTCTTGGGTTGCAGTGAAATCTAATTTTACATTTTCACTTGAAACACCAAATAATTTTGAATCAAGCGATTCTTGGTAATGATGCCCAGCAGAAATTAAAGCTTTTGATGGAATACATCCAACATTTAAGCAAACTCCACCAATATACTCTTTTTCTACAATGGCAACTTTTTGTCCCATTTCAGCAGCACGGATGGCAGCAACATAGCCACCAGGTCCAGCTCCGATTACAACTGTATCTAATTCGATAGCGAAATCTCCAACTACCATGAGTCTATCATCCTTCCATTAACATTAGCTCTGGGTTAGCTAACAAGCGTTTAATATTATTCATTGCTTTTTGAGCAGTGGCGCCATCAACGATACGGTGATCAAAACTTAATGAAAGCTTCATCACGCGGCCCACTACGATTTCACCTTCAGCATTAACGACTGGTTGTTGTGAAATGGTACCCACACCTAAAATAGCAACTTCAGGGTAATTGATAACAGGAGTAAAGAATCCACCGCCAACTGAGCCAATATTGCTGATTGTGATTGTTCCATTACGCATATCATCTGCAGCAAGTTTACCGTCATGAGCTAGTTGTGCTTTATCATTAATTTCATCAGCAATCGCAAACATACCTTTTTGATCCGCATTTTTGACATTTGGTACGTATAGACCATGGTCAGTATCTGTGGCGATCCCTACATTATAGTAATGTTTATAAACAATTTCTTGTTTCACATCGTCAATAGAAGCATTTAAAACTGGGAATTTCTTCACCGTAGCTGTTAATGCTTTGACAACATATGGTAAGAAGGTCAATTTCGTGCCATTTTCAGCAGCAACTTCTTTGAATTTTTTGCGATGATCCCAAAGAGCAGAAACTTCAACTTCATCATGTAACGTTACATGAGGAGCAGTTTGTTTGCTAGTCACCATTGCTTTGGCAATTGCTTTTCGTGTTGGCGTTAAAGCAACACGTTCTTCCATATCGCTCATAGTTGAAGTAAAGGCTTTTGGCGCTGGTGCTGCTTTAGCTGCTGGTTGACTTGGTTGTACATCTACAGATTGTGAAGGCGTTGCTGAATCTTTTGCAACTACACCGCCGCCATTTAAGAAGCTATCAATATCTTCTTTAATAACACGACCACCTTTACCTGTAGCTGTTATTTGCGAGATGTCAACATCTTTTTCACGCGCATATTGACGAACTGAAGGCATCGCCAAAACACGCTTATTAGGATTTGCCACTTCAACTACTTCACTTGTAGCAGGTGCAGCAGACACTACTTTTTCTTCACTTACGGGGGCTGATTGTGCTGATGCATCATTATGACCTGGTGCATCAATTTCAACCAATACATCGCCTACATTGGCTACTGTCCCTTCTGGAACAACAATATTTTTAACCGTACCTGTAACAGGTGATGGAATTTCTTCGACTGATTTATCATTTTGTACTTCTAATAACGTATCATCTTCGTTGATTGTATCGCCTGGTTTGACAAACCATTTTACGATTTCGCCTTCTGCAATACCTTCGCCAATGTCCGGTAGTTTAAATTGATAAATGCCACCACTAGCAGCAGCTTGTTCAGTAGGTGTTGCAGCTGGTTGCGCTGGTGTTTGCTCAGTCGCAGCTACACCACTATCACCTTCATTATCTTCATACCCAGGAGCATCAATTTCCACCAACACGTCACCTACGTTGGCTACTGTTCCTTCTGAAACAATAATATTTTTCACTGTACCTGTAACAGGTGATGGAATTTCTTCGACTGATTTATCATTTTGTACTTCTAATAACGTATCATCTTCGTTGATTGTATCGCCTGGTTTGACAAACCATTTTACGATTTCGCCTTCTGCAATACCTTCGCCGATGTCCGGTAATTTAAATTGAAAAGCCATTTATAATCTTTCCTTCCTGAAAATAGAATCCATAAACTTACGTCTAATTAAAAGTTGACGATTTCTTTTACTTTTGCTTCAATATCAGCAGCATTTGGCAACCAAATATTTTCAGCTTGACCAAACGGGAAGACTGTGTCTGGTGCTGAAACACGGCCAACAGGAGCTTCAAGAGATAAAACAGCTCGTTCAGAAATTTCAGAA
The genomic region above belongs to Enterococcus saigonensis and contains:
- a CDS encoding dihydrolipoyllysine-residue acetyltransferase, whose protein sequence is MAFQFKLPDIGEGIAEGEIVKWFVKPGDTINEDDTLLEVQNDKSVEEIPSPVTGTVKNIIVSEGTVANVGDVLVEIDAPGYEDNEGDSGVAATEQTPAQPAATPTEQAAASGGIYQFKLPDIGEGIAEGEIVKWFVKPGDTINEDDTLLEVQNDKSVEEIPSPVTGTVKNIVVPEGTVANVGDVLVEIDAPGHNDASAQSAPVSEEKVVSAAPATSEVVEVANPNKRVLAMPSVRQYAREKDVDISQITATGKGGRVIKEDIDSFLNGGGVVAKDSATPSQSVDVQPSQPAAKAAPAPKAFTSTMSDMEERVALTPTRKAIAKAMVTSKQTAPHVTLHDEVEVSALWDHRKKFKEVAAENGTKLTFLPYVVKALTATVKKFPVLNASIDDVKQEIVYKHYYNVGIATDTDHGLYVPNVKNADQKGMFAIADEINDKAQLAHDGKLAADDMRNGTITISNIGSVGGGFFTPVINYPEVAILGVGTISQQPVVNAEGEIVVGRVMKLSLSFDHRIVDGATAQKAMNNIKRLLANPELMLMEG
- the lpdA gene encoding dihydrolipoyl dehydrogenase, translating into MVVGDFAIELDTVVIGAGPGGYVAAIRAAEMGQKVAIVEKEYIGGVCLNVGCIPSKALISAGHHYQESLDSKLFGVSSENVKLDFTATQEWKQNGVVNKLTSGVGFLLKKHKVEVLEGEAYFVDDHTLRVIHPDSAQTYSFNNAIVATGSRPIEIPGFKFGGRVLDSTGGLALKEVPKNFVIIGGGVIGAELGGAYANLGANVTILEGSPQILPTYEKDMVKIVEDEFKKKGMTVITNAMAKEAVDNGDSVTIKYAVDGKEESITADYVMVTVGRRPNTDELGLEQTGVEIGERGLITVDKQGRTNVSNIFAIGDIVPGAALAHKASYEAKIAAEAISGKKVAVDYKAMPAVAFTDPELASVGMTIAEAKEAGLEAKAFKFPFSGNGRALSLGKTEGFIRLVTTVEDNVLIGAQLAGVGASDMVSELALAIESGMNAEDIALTIHPHPSLGEIVMDASELALGMPIHI